In Pseudomonas alcaliphila JAB1, a single window of DNA contains:
- a CDS encoding helix-turn-helix domain-containing protein — protein MLSDCQFTHFPACQRALSPESAKNLYSSYARALALVSALNSCHGSIKHTMLQLGLPRKTLYNKIKRHGLDKAAFTESWTHVSSHTFITR, from the coding sequence ATGTTGAGCGACTGCCAATTTACCCACTTCCCTGCCTGTCAACGCGCTCTTTCCCCAGAATCCGCGAAGAACCTTTATTCTTCCTATGCTCGAGCGCTCGCACTGGTGAGCGCCCTTAACAGTTGCCACGGGAGTATAAAGCACACCATGCTGCAGCTCGGGCTGCCTCGTAAAACCCTCTACAATAAAATAAAAAGGCACGGTCTGGACAAGGCTGCTTTCACGGAATCATGGACTCACGTATCTTCTCACACGTTCATTACCCGCTAG
- a CDS encoding AraC family transcriptional regulator, with protein sequence MNVCLLNQKSQIFAHTDPYAVSDYVNQYVGSHSIRLLKGRDSKSSLNHRNFGGLDLCRISYGDSVRVTSPGLETCYHLQLLLKGHCLWRGNGLEHYFAPGELLVINPDDRAELTYSEECEKFIVKLPSVIIDSACNELNWQKPSGGIRFPPRHSLQQLNGFINLLGLVCDEAEHNMSMTLVAEHYTKIIATKLLETLSSNVSRKGFVEGNPCFERVVQFIEENVKRSISLEQLAELALMSPRSLYTMFEKHTGTTPMNYIRNRKLECVRACLSNPTTNIRSITEVALDYGFLHLGRFAEKYRSTFGELPSDTLSRHKMKCIDSRESSLSSLF encoded by the coding sequence ATGAATGTTTGCTTATTGAACCAGAAAAGCCAGATTTTCGCCCATACCGACCCCTATGCAGTTTCCGACTACGTTAACCAGTATGTCGGTTCGCACTCTATTCGCCTGCTCAAGGGCCGGGACTCAAAAAGCAGCCTGAACCACCGAAACTTTGGCGGCCTCGACCTGTGTCGAATCAGCTATGGCGATAGTGTCAGGGTGACCTCGCCAGGCTTGGAAACCTGCTATCACCTGCAGCTATTGCTCAAGGGTCATTGCCTTTGGCGTGGCAATGGCTTGGAGCACTATTTTGCGCCAGGCGAACTATTGGTGATCAACCCGGATGACCGCGCGGAGCTGACTTATTCGGAGGAGTGCGAGAAATTCATTGTCAAATTGCCCTCGGTTATCATTGATAGCGCATGCAATGAGCTCAATTGGCAGAAGCCGAGTGGAGGTATCCGTTTCCCCCCCCGACATAGCCTGCAGCAGCTTAATGGCTTCATCAATCTACTCGGACTGGTTTGTGACGAAGCGGAACATAACATGTCGATGACCCTGGTGGCGGAGCACTACACGAAGATCATCGCTACCAAGCTGCTCGAGACGCTCAGCAGCAATGTCAGCCGCAAAGGCTTCGTCGAAGGCAACCCATGTTTCGAGCGAGTCGTTCAGTTCATTGAGGAAAATGTCAAACGGAGTATCAGCCTTGAGCAGTTAGCGGAGCTGGCGCTGATGAGCCCACGCTCCCTCTACACCATGTTCGAGAAGCATACCGGCACCACGCCCATGAATTACATTCGCAACCGCAAGCTTGAGTGCGTCCGTGCCTGCTTGAGCAATCCCACTACCAATATACGTAGTATCACTGAGGTGGCCCTAGACTACGGCTTCTTACATCTGGGACGTTTCGCCGAGAAATACAGGAGCACATTCGGCGAGCTGCCTTCCGACACCCTGAGTCGACACAAGATGAAGTGCATCGATTCAAGGGAGTCTAGCCTGTCCTCGCTCTTTTGA
- a CDS encoding benzoate/H(+) symporter BenE family transporter translates to MQTEERNTAGSAEEARSNRLDSHALSNGITAFLFGVTGPLAILIMVGRDGGLSDVDLASWIFGAYGLSGVLSLYFCWRYRQPLGMAWTIPGALLLPSALDHLSFAEVIGAYWVTALLITLLGWSGLINCVMRRIPIPIVMGMVAGVFLPLGVKVVTAFTSNALLATVSLGVFMLFSVLPALGSRLPPVLAALLAGGAVAWTTGGIAPLGVVPTLLARPIMYMPEFSLQALVEMVIPLMITVLGIQNAQGFAVLQQVDHPPPVKAVTVGSGLGSMLFAVVGSVPACLTGPTNAILVSSGAQHRQWIGGMVFAVLMIIFGLFAPVATAVALAVPLALIGLIGGLAMIRALQGAFQGAFCGECPLGALVAFVVSVAGVPILNIGAPFWGLVFAFIASWLLERDSLRRVMVPKETLKKTS, encoded by the coding sequence TTGCAAACAGAGGAAAGGAATACCGCGGGTAGTGCTGAAGAAGCCAGGTCGAATCGCCTCGATAGTCACGCTCTTAGCAACGGCATCACTGCCTTTCTTTTCGGGGTGACGGGTCCCTTGGCTATCCTTATCATGGTGGGCCGTGATGGAGGTCTGAGCGATGTAGATCTCGCCTCCTGGATCTTCGGTGCCTACGGTCTCAGTGGGGTGCTGAGCCTGTACTTTTGCTGGCGATACCGGCAGCCGCTAGGGATGGCCTGGACGATCCCGGGCGCGCTGCTGCTGCCGTCGGCGCTCGACCACCTGAGCTTTGCGGAAGTCATTGGGGCCTACTGGGTAACTGCTCTACTCATCACATTACTCGGCTGGAGCGGGCTCATTAACTGTGTGATGCGCCGCATTCCAATACCCATCGTCATGGGCATGGTCGCCGGCGTTTTCCTGCCGCTGGGAGTTAAAGTTGTCACCGCGTTTACCAGTAACGCGCTGCTCGCCACCGTAAGCCTCGGAGTATTCATGCTCTTCTCCGTCTTGCCAGCGCTAGGGAGCCGACTGCCGCCGGTGCTGGCCGCGCTGCTCGCCGGTGGCGCGGTAGCTTGGACTACGGGCGGCATCGCGCCACTGGGCGTGGTGCCAACGCTCCTAGCGCGTCCTATTATGTACATGCCAGAGTTCTCGCTGCAGGCTCTGGTAGAGATGGTCATTCCGCTCATGATAACTGTGCTGGGCATTCAGAACGCACAGGGCTTTGCGGTACTGCAGCAGGTCGATCACCCACCGCCTGTGAAGGCCGTTACGGTGGGGTCCGGGCTGGGCTCGATGCTGTTCGCGGTGGTCGGTTCGGTGCCCGCCTGTCTTACCGGGCCGACCAACGCGATTCTCGTCTCCAGCGGCGCGCAGCATCGGCAGTGGATCGGCGGCATGGTCTTCGCTGTCTTAATGATTATTTTTGGCCTTTTTGCACCGGTCGCAACAGCCGTTGCGTTGGCGGTGCCGCTGGCCTTGATTGGGCTAATCGGCGGACTGGCCATGATCCGGGCGTTGCAGGGCGCTTTCCAAGGCGCCTTTTGCGGCGAGTGTCCGCTTGGTGCTCTGGTCGCCTTTGTGGTGTCGGTGGCCGGTGTACCAATTCTGAATATAGGCGCTCCGTTTTGGGGTCTCGTGTTCGCATTCATCGCGTCTTGGCTACTCGAGCGTGACAGCCTGCGTAGGGTAATGGTGCCTAAGGAAACTCTGAAAAAGACTTCCTGA